CAACAACTatactaaggcccaatcccatttcccaTTTTCTTCCcctaccccttacgccttccccttccccttctccttccccttaccccttccccttaccccttcaaaacaaggggggggggggggggggggtaaggggaaggggtaaggggtagaaatgggattgggcctaagactGAAGGAGAGCTTTAAGGCTATGGATAGGAGCAAGGACAGGGGAAACCCCCAAAGACCTGAGAGGAAATCAATTGTCTTTGAGGATGAGGGGGTGGGAGGCCGAAGTCAGGAATAAATTATTGTTTGGAGTATGTATGATTGAAAAACTCAGGTTTTGGATAAGAAAGTGGAAGGATATGGATTTAATGATATTAATTTTGCACAATCTACCCCTTTTAGCATTGAGACATTAGTACTTATAGTAGAAGAAAGACCGGGAAATAAATGAGATGGGGTGCTTCTCAAGTTAATATATGAAGACCAATTTGTGCATCTATACGGGTATTTATACGGATGGTTCCAAAGAGGAAATCAAGAATGTCGGAATTGGAATATATATTCCTGAATGGATTCCAAAATTGTTTTAATAAGGAAATGGTTAGCCTTTCGGTAACATATGGCAAAGGAGAATGGATAAAAGGAAAGGGTTAGAGATATGGCATAGTAGATGGCATAGAGATAGGAAAGGGAGGCGATTCTATCGTATCCAAAGATCAGTTTAAATTAGGAATATTAAAGGTAAAAGTAGGCGGGAAGATCATTTAAAACAACTAGATTAAGGGTTGATCCGACAAGTTTAAATGGTTCTTTATCCTTGGCTTGGAATAGGGATAATGGTAGGTGTACACAGTGTAATGTAGCATAAAACATAGAACCTGTTTATTAAGAGGCTTGGTTAAATATTTTGAAATATGGTCAGGGAGATTtggggagtgaggagaggagtcCGAGGATCAGTATGTCATTTTATCAATAAATGAGGTAGAGTAAAtaggatattatatatatttgaccTTTAATggccgtatatatatatatatacatgcataaataTATTCTTATTCTAAACataatatctatctatatataaacataaattAAGTACATGAATACGTAGTTATAAAGATCCGGTGTTACACAGTAGTTTAGTAGGTGGCGCTATGCCCCATGGACGTTGGATTGTAATCCGCCAACGAACTAACGAAGAAGATGATCCGTCAGACATATGTTGTTCAGGCAGCGTTAGCTTGCTAATGCTGGATCATAATCGTGGATACTGTTAATTAAACCTATAATTAAGGGTTAGAGGTTCGTTTCATAGGTGAGTTGAACTTTCGTTTCATTTTGTGTTGATACGCTGAAGAACGATTGCGTATATCTAAGAAGTGGCTCATTGGTCCAACTTTAGCCCCAGGTAAGCTAAGGTTTACTGGCTAATGATACATTGGGGCTGCCTAGCCAATGCTAATAAATCACGTCGATTcctgttattttattttattgttatccAAGTAACGTTAATCTtactactttttattttttaaatatgatgCCACTGTAGGTAAACGGTTTGTGTTATACAAATGTAGTACAGTAGTCGGCTAATGCTAACCAGCGGCTATGCAACACATTAGAGCTCTTTCTTTAAGGTAGAGTTAACGTTAGGCTAGAAGGTCACAAATGAAGCATCTGTCGTCTGGACCTCAGTCAATAACACGTTTTACGTTTTGAAATATGACTGCATTATAACTTAAGTAATTTATATAAGAGAACTAGACTAGTATAATATTCTGAATAGGACCCAAACGATGATGAAATGAAGTTTCAGTAAGGAACTACCCCTTGCTAAGCCTATGTCTTGATTTTGACAAAATACTAAGtggaatataaatataaaaatgccTAACCAAAACTGCTGTTACATcttcaatattgttattttaggTCACCATCATGGGTGAACCACAGCAGGTGAGTGCCCTGCCCCCACCACCGGTGCAGTATATAAAGGAGTACACGGATGAAAACATTCGCAAAGGTCTGGCCCCCaaacctcctccacccatcagAGACAGCTATATGATGTTTGGCAACCAGTTCCAATGCGATGACCTCATCATCCGGCCCTTGGAGAGCCAAGGCATCGAGCGGCTCCACCCCATGCAGTTTGACCACAAGCGGGAGTTGAAGAAGCTCAACATGTCCATACTGGTGAACTTCCTGGACCTGCTTGACATCCTCATCAAGAGTCCCGGCAGCTTGAAGCGGGAGGAGAAGCTGGAGGACATTAAGCTGCTGTTTGTTCACATGCACCACCTCATCAACGAGTACCGACCACACCAGGCCAGGGAGACTCTGAGAGTGATGATGGAGGTGCAGAAGAGGCAGCGGCTGGAGACAGCCGAGCGGTTCCAGAAACACCTTGAGAGGGTGGTGGAGATGATCCAGGGTTGCCTGGCATCTCTGCCCGATGACTTGCCCCAAATTGAGGGCCCAAACGGGGTAGGTGAGGGAGCAAAGAACGCGTCTGGAGCCGTCATAGTCAGTGGCTCGGGCCAGGCGCCCAGACTTGCATCGGAACCTATGGACGTAGAAGAGGCCGGGGCGAGTTCTATGGCAGCTAGTCAGCTTGACAAGAGAACGACAGGCTCTAGGGTGGACAAAGTGTGGGACAAAGACGCTGCTATGTGCAGTATCATAGATGAGATTGCTTGAATCTTGTGTTGATTGGCTGTGTGTGAGCAATGCTGTTTTCTTTGTTTGGTGACGTCTGTATATAGAATTTAAGTCTTTGGATTATTTGTTTCCTGTCCGTTTTTATTCCtgtattttcctttttataACATTAGAGGTTACCCAGTTATCATCCAAAACATACTGTAATATTTTGAGATATTTCAGTAGATTTCTTTATGGCTGTGAAGTGGTACCAGGTCCTGGCAGCAACTCTCCAATAAAAGTACATTTGTAAATGAACACTTACGCTAAACAGATTTTTATTGATGGCATTCCAGTTCAAGCCCAATCAGATAATATAAAAGTGCTCCTAAAATATAACCAGCTAATGTAG
The window above is part of the Gadus macrocephalus chromosome 10, ASM3116895v1 genome. Proteins encoded here:
- the med7 gene encoding mediator of RNA polymerase II transcription subunit 7, whose translation is MGEPQQVSALPPPPVQYIKEYTDENIRKGLAPKPPPPIRDSYMMFGNQFQCDDLIIRPLESQGIERLHPMQFDHKRELKKLNMSILVNFLDLLDILIKSPGSLKREEKLEDIKLLFVHMHHLINEYRPHQARETLRVMMEVQKRQRLETAERFQKHLERVVEMIQGCLASLPDDLPQIEGPNGVGEGAKNASGAVIVSGSGQAPRLASEPMDVEEAGASSMAASQLDKRTTGSRVDKVWDKDAAMCSIIDEIA